From the Halodesulfovibrio sp. genome, one window contains:
- a CDS encoding glyceraldehyde 3-phosphate dehydrogenase NAD-binding domain-containing protein, which produces MSVTIGINGFGRIGRYLARLLSGHENLQLVTVNDLMSAEDATHLLRYDSVHGRFMDAKSVEGGFLLNDSFVSVTQNASSQWDWKDCDIVIEAAGCFAAREHCLQHMASGAEKVIIACPAPEADVTIVMGVNEHDLCPEHHIISNASCTTNCLALPLHHIHKHFGVKRGYMTTIHPVTQRQMLLDDDYPDLRRARACHMNMLPTPVGTTKTVAEVIPDMKGRLQGMALRVPTLSVAMIDCVFELEKSTTVDAVNTVLREAAGEYLGYTDEPLVSCDFNGSKYGSVVDGQLTAVQAGNLLKLVAWYDNEASFSNQLLHLTERVAKMIEMKRASQSDIPSAV; this is translated from the coding sequence ATGTCTGTAACTATTGGGATTAACGGGTTCGGTCGTATTGGTCGATACCTTGCCCGCCTACTCTCCGGACATGAGAATTTGCAACTTGTAACAGTTAATGACCTCATGTCCGCTGAAGATGCGACGCATCTGTTGCGATACGATTCTGTTCATGGTCGATTTATGGACGCCAAGAGTGTGGAAGGTGGATTTCTTCTTAACGATTCTTTTGTGTCGGTAACTCAGAACGCTTCCAGCCAGTGGGACTGGAAAGATTGCGATATCGTAATAGAGGCGGCTGGCTGCTTTGCAGCTCGTGAGCACTGTTTGCAACATATGGCTTCCGGTGCTGAAAAGGTTATTATCGCCTGCCCTGCACCAGAAGCAGATGTTACTATTGTTATGGGTGTAAATGAGCATGATTTATGTCCAGAGCATCATATAATATCTAATGCATCCTGCACGACTAACTGTCTTGCGCTTCCGTTGCACCATATTCATAAACACTTCGGTGTGAAACGTGGATATATGACAACCATTCATCCGGTGACACAACGTCAAATGCTTCTGGATGATGACTATCCAGATCTTCGTCGCGCCCGTGCGTGTCATATGAATATGCTTCCTACCCCTGTGGGGACTACAAAAACAGTAGCGGAAGTTATTCCTGATATGAAAGGTAGATTGCAGGGAATGGCTCTTCGTGTACCTACGTTAAGTGTCGCGATGATTGACTGTGTTTTTGAACTGGAAAAATCAACTACCGTCGATGCGGTTAATACCGTATTGCGGGAGGCTGCCGGAGAGTATTTAGGGTACACCGACGAGCCGCTCGTTTCATGTGACTTTAATGGTTCAAAATATGGTTCAGTCGTTGATGGACAGCTCACTGCGGTACAAGCGGGGAACTTACTCAAGCTCGTGGCGTGGTATGACAATGAAGCAAGTTTTTCCAATCAGTTGTTACACCTTACTGAGCGTGTAGCAAAAATGATTGAGATGAAGCGGGCATCGCAAAGCGATATCCCTTCAGCTGTCTAA
- the creA gene encoding protein CreA: protein MKIRILLLAVALVLGMTSVAAAEEIGSVSTVFKLLGANDKIVIEAFDDPEIDGVTCYLSRAKKGGVKGSLGVAEDTSDASIDCVQTGPITLPSRVKSGKDDGEAVFKKRTSLLFKTMQVVRFFDPKRNVLVYLTYSDRVVEGSPKNSISTVPVLPWGK from the coding sequence ATGAAGATACGTATATTACTGTTGGCTGTAGCACTTGTGCTTGGCATGACTTCCGTTGCTGCCGCAGAAGAAATTGGTTCCGTGAGTACTGTATTTAAGCTTCTTGGAGCTAATGATAAAATTGTAATTGAAGCGTTTGATGATCCTGAGATTGACGGGGTTACCTGTTACTTGAGTCGCGCTAAAAAGGGCGGGGTGAAAGGATCGTTAGGCGTAGCAGAAGATACATCGGATGCATCAATTGATTGCGTGCAGACAGGACCTATCACTCTTCCTTCGCGCGTAAAGTCCGGCAAAGATGACGGCGAAGCAGTATTTAAGAAGCGTACTTCATTGCTGTTTAAAACAATGCAGGTTGTTCGCTTTTTCGATCCGAAACGCAATGTTCTTGTATATTTAACATACAGTGACCGTGTGGTTGAAGGGTCGCCAAAAAACTCAATATCTACAGTTCCAGTGCTTCCTTGGGGAAAATAA
- a CDS encoding universal stress protein yields the protein MLPEISKILLATDLSEDAGVAMRYAISMAEKYNAELTLLHVLPTMKDQVYLNSGFDFTAVYDDNTLKALLDAGAEKAKETVVKLMHKQCTDLIEGSQECSNIALKPIITTGNAVKEITDHAKNCDLVIMGTRGHSKLGGILVGSVAQGVIAKSPTPVLIVRS from the coding sequence ATGCTACCGGAAATATCAAAAATTCTTCTCGCCACAGACCTTTCTGAGGATGCAGGAGTTGCAATGCGCTATGCCATCAGTATGGCAGAAAAATACAATGCAGAGCTTACGTTGCTGCACGTGCTGCCCACTATGAAAGATCAGGTTTATTTAAACTCCGGATTTGATTTTACAGCAGTGTATGACGACAACACCTTAAAAGCACTGCTTGATGCCGGAGCCGAAAAGGCTAAAGAAACCGTCGTCAAACTGATGCATAAGCAGTGTACAGACCTCATTGAAGGCAGTCAGGAGTGTTCAAACATTGCACTTAAGCCAATTATTACAACCGGCAACGCTGTAAAAGAAATTACTGACCATGCCAAAAATTGTGATCTTGTTATAATGGGAACCAGAGGACACAGCAAACTTGGCGGTATCCTTGTAGGTAGCGTTGCGCAGGGTGTTATCGCAAAAAGCCCTACCCCTGTACTGATTGTCCGTTCATAG
- a CDS encoding tRNA-binding protein encodes MDTITWNDFEKVELRVGKILSAEVFKEARKPAYILHLDFGEEIGLRKSSAQITTHYTPEELVGRLIVAVVNFPKKQIGPIMSECLVTGFADGNGDIVLASIDKDVPLGAKLC; translated from the coding sequence ATGGATACTATTACATGGAATGATTTTGAAAAAGTTGAATTGCGTGTGGGTAAAATTCTTTCTGCGGAAGTGTTTAAAGAAGCGCGTAAGCCAGCGTACATACTGCATCTTGATTTTGGTGAAGAGATTGGATTGCGAAAATCAAGCGCGCAGATAACAACCCATTACACGCCGGAAGAACTTGTAGGGCGTCTGATTGTAGCTGTTGTTAATTTCCCTAAAAAACAGATTGGACCGATCATGTCAGAATGTCTTGTGACGGGCTTTGCAGACGGCAATGGAGACATTGTGTTAGCAAGCATTGATAAGGACGTACCATTAGGTGCGAAGCTTTGTTAA
- a CDS encoding universal stress protein, with protein MLPTIQKILYATDLSEPAKHALQYALSIAKQYHADLMLLHVIPDWARNVTLGSGLDFATIYDEDTWLKIKDDVLRTSIKHAKERIESTYMFYKYELEESGIATTVHVQTGHPAKTILQFSAEVDLIVMGTYGHSRLGSLFAGSVAQSVIAQSTTPVLVVHLEKNKKPAPL; from the coding sequence ATGCTGCCTACCATTCAAAAAATCCTGTACGCAACCGATCTTTCAGAGCCTGCAAAACACGCCTTGCAGTACGCATTATCCATTGCAAAACAGTACCATGCAGACCTTATGCTTCTCCATGTTATTCCTGACTGGGCACGGAATGTAACCCTTGGTTCCGGTCTCGACTTTGCCACCATTTACGACGAAGACACATGGCTCAAAATTAAAGATGATGTGCTGCGAACCAGTATAAAACACGCAAAAGAGCGCATTGAATCAACCTACATGTTCTATAAATACGAGCTGGAAGAATCTGGAATTGCCACAACTGTGCATGTTCAGACAGGACACCCCGCTAAAACGATATTGCAATTTTCTGCTGAAGTAGACCTCATAGTCATGGGAACTTATGGACATTCCAGACTAGGCAGCCTTTTTGCCGGTAGTGTAGCGCAAAGCGTCATCGCCCAATCAACCACACCGGTTCTAGTTGTACATCTTGAAAAAAATAAAAAACCAGCCCCATTGTAA
- a CDS encoding universal stress protein has protein sequence MKELRILVAYDASESAREALKYCQELMEMIADKCQGKYTILVLSVEQLPACSLFSSTKIWKKECAKVHEQQLAKHEKVVDEMKHSLLDPSCVQSKFITLDERDEPLEDPERKKLIAKTILNEQKKGKYTTLVFGRRGVTRSDAYLFGSVSQQLLQGARKCVIWMLCR, from the coding sequence GTGAAAGAATTACGAATTCTTGTGGCATATGATGCCAGTGAAAGTGCCCGTGAGGCTTTGAAGTATTGTCAGGAATTGATGGAGATGATTGCTGACAAGTGCCAAGGCAAATATACCATTCTTGTTTTGAGCGTTGAGCAGCTTCCAGCATGTTCTCTTTTTTCCAGTACCAAAATTTGGAAGAAAGAATGCGCAAAGGTACATGAACAGCAACTTGCCAAGCATGAAAAAGTGGTGGATGAAATGAAGCATTCGCTGCTTGATCCGTCATGCGTTCAAAGTAAGTTTATTACACTGGATGAACGTGATGAGCCGTTAGAAGATCCTGAGCGGAAAAAATTAATTGCTAAGACTATTTTGAACGAACAAAAGAAGGGCAAGTACACCACATTGGTGTTTGGTCGCAGAGGTGTCACTCGTAGCGACGCATATTTGTTCGGCAGTGTGTCGCAGCAGCTCCTGCAAGGAGCACGAAAATGTGTTATCTGGATGCTTTGCAGATAA
- a CDS encoding LysR substrate-binding domain-containing protein, producing MNFRQLELFLSLAKTPNISVVAKEHFLTQSAVSVAIKGLEQELRVQLFDRLNRRLSLNSNGRLLLQNLEPVMQDFHNVLHSFEGDLLTGILKVGASSTIADYILPQILFEVSDSYKQVTIETVFSNPQVIVEKVENGELDLGLVEKKIPNKMLIYTRLCEDDLIIVSTDEKLAKNGPYEIEELLDKKWIVREPGAGVRESLEEYMGPLMSKLNIVLELNHTESIKRVLHNPNTISCMSPFAVQSELDSGEVYPIEIKGPPISRYFHAVTHKVKYRTRLLDKFENAVTSYLTTDKLLYRN from the coding sequence ATGAACTTTAGACAGCTTGAACTTTTTCTTTCCCTTGCCAAAACACCGAATATCTCTGTTGTGGCGAAGGAGCATTTTCTCACACAATCAGCCGTTTCTGTTGCCATTAAGGGATTGGAACAAGAACTACGCGTTCAGCTTTTTGATCGGCTCAACCGTAGACTCAGCTTGAATTCTAATGGTCGTTTGCTCTTGCAAAACCTTGAACCAGTGATGCAAGATTTTCACAATGTCCTTCATTCATTTGAAGGTGACTTGCTTACCGGCATATTGAAAGTTGGAGCTTCTTCAACCATTGCCGACTATATTCTACCACAGATTCTTTTCGAAGTTTCTGATTCATACAAGCAAGTCACTATCGAAACAGTTTTTTCTAATCCACAGGTCATTGTAGAAAAAGTAGAAAATGGTGAACTGGATCTCGGGCTTGTTGAGAAAAAAATCCCCAACAAAATGCTTATCTACACCCGCCTTTGTGAAGACGATCTCATCATTGTTTCTACAGATGAAAAACTGGCTAAAAACGGACCGTATGAGATTGAAGAATTGCTTGATAAAAAATGGATTGTCCGCGAACCCGGCGCGGGGGTGAGAGAATCACTTGAAGAATATATGGGACCATTGATGAGCAAGCTAAATATTGTTCTGGAACTCAACCATACAGAATCTATTAAACGAGTTCTTCATAACCCTAATACAATATCTTGCATGTCACCTTTTGCCGTGCAAAGTGAACTCGACAGCGGCGAAGTATACCCTATCGAAATTAAAGGACCTCCTATCAGCCGCTACTTCCATGCTGTCACTCATAAAGTCAAATATCGTACTAGGTTGTTAGATAAATTTGAAAATGCTGTAACCTCATACCTGACGACAGATAAGCTACTCTACAGGAACTAA